GAAGGCGTTTGGATCCCTGCATGACCAGGGCTCAGCAGTGCAGTGTGCTCtaacagctctgtgctgataAAAGagacaaagcagctgctgcttcctcaccCAGGTCAGCGTATCTGGTCCAGAAGAAGCGGCCCAGGCcaccagagctgagctggaaggagggCTCATTCCTCTTCCTTAGCGAGGGGCCGTTCTTCAGCGATAAGGCGGCGTGCTCGGAATACCGGTACGTGATGAAGCCGTACTTCTCCCCCCTGAGCAACCACAGAAAGAATTCAAGATGTCATGAGCCCTTGTGATACAGCTCTACACCCCTGGCCCATCATTCCTCCATCCCACAGATGCCCTTGGATCTCTGCACATGCTGAGTCTCTTTGACAAAAGCACCAAGACCGAGAGCTCGGCTGACCCAGGGGATCAATGTGGTGCTGCCTCGTggtgctgtggggtttggggagaggagctgcctgtagctgctggagccctgggcacagctcacTGCCCACCCACCTGTTAGTCCTGGACAGGACCTGACACTCCACGATTTCACCAAACACCTCGAAGCGTTTCTTCAGCTCGCTGGAGCTCATGCTGCTGGAGAGGTTTCTGATGTACACCACCCGGCCTTCCCCCTGCCAAAGCAACCAAAAGCTTTCAGGCTTGGACCCtgcacctctgtgctgctgctgggctgtggaggAGCCCCTGCAAGCCAGCACTGGGAAGCACTGCCATGGACACAGCCTGCCACCTCCAGGATCTGGCTGTCTCCGAGGTCACAGTGTCACCCCCAGGACAGCCATaaccaggctggagcagccaccGCTCCCTTCTTCTCTCTTAAAATTCTCCCACATtcttccagctctctcagcttctcctgGCAAATGTGGGATATATTCCCAAGAATTGCCAGGGGCAAAATCCAATTGCATTGCAGGAAAAGGTGCCAAAGCAGcatgtgtgagtgtgagtgtgtgtgtgcagggagcaCCGATTTACTCTGCTGTGTGCCCACCCctcttccagctcccagcatgTGCCCACGGGTTCCCGGAGCACGAGGATGCAGTGGGGCCACATCTGTGACAGCTGAGCAGCTTCAGGGATTCCCCAGTTCACCCCACAAACTGCCAGTGCCAAGTGCACTGAGGCAGCAGCGTAGGATGCTCTGGGCATCCCTGTGCCAAGGGCTCCGTGTGCTGCCAATCGCTGGCGGCTTCGCTGCACGTTGggttttcctctctccccaccCCATGTCCTTGTTTAACACTGGCCTCGCACCAAGGGATGCTGAAGCCAGGGCTAATGGGctccactgctgctttctggagcaggagatgagcccagggctggggttgCTTTGTGAGGTCCCCGCTCACTTACGATGGCCTTTTCCCGTCTCTTCTTCAGCTGGCCCCGGTGCCCATTTCCACCCTGACACTGCTCACCGTTCTCACACCTGCAAGGGAGGGACAGGGGGTCAGCtaggggctgggggagctgctgggaaagcttCAAACATCACTGAGAACCTGAGTCACCCACAGGAGTGGGTGGGCACTcgggggcactgggagccaaGGAGAGACTGGGGTCTGGAAACACTGGACAGGGCACTGGGAAGGTTTTTCTCATCAATGCCAGGGTGTCCCAAGCCAGcacctgtcccttcccaggcCTGGCTTGGGTGCCTGCCCACGCCCTGTCACCCATGGAACCCTCCCAGCTGCTTCGCTCTGCCACTGCTTCCTCAGGCCATGGCTGATGCTTGCAGCAGTGGCTGAGGCAGTAccaattattttcataatttttccttcattaattAGCATCTTTACTGCTTgggccagcagagcagagagcacTGGGGCTGCCCTGCACCATGCTGAAAATTCAGTGGGCAAAAGCAGTCCCAATGTCCTCGTGCCCCCCGTACCTGAAGGCGCGTCTGCTGGCGGGTGACCGCGACCGGCAGCACGAGGAGCCCGAGCTGGACCTGCTCCGGGAGCAGTAATGCAAACTGGTCCTGGAAAGGGGGTTTCTCCTCAGGCACAGCTCGGTGTTGCCatgctcctcctcttcctcctcctcatcctcctcatcctcctccacGGGGGAGCCGCTCTCACTGCAGCTGTCCTCAAAGACCGTGTCATACTCGGGGGTTTTGCAGAAGACCATGTCCTCCTCGTCGAGGGCACTGTCCAGAAAGCCAAAGTGCTTTGTTAAGCTGGCTCTGATCTCCTGGTCTCTCAGCTGCTTCACGCCGTccttccacagcagctcagcGCCCGTGTCCTTGCCCAGCTCCAGTCCCTGGTAGTGGGCGGCCGGGACCCTCCTCTTGTGCTCCGTCTCCACCTGGCTCGGGGGCTCCCACGACTTGAGCGCCTTCCTCTGCAGGGCAGCCTCGGGTTTCAGCACCTGGCAGTAGTCGTGGTCCCCAAAGGAGCGGGAGAAGGGCCTCTTGAGCAGGCCCTGCTGCTCGGGGagcgcccgcccgcccgcccggcTCAGGTGGGCGAACAGCTCCGTCCTCTCCGGGTGCTTCCTGGGGGCTTTCTGTGAGGCTGCCACGTCCCCGGTGCCCCCGGGGCTCAGGGACATCCCGTCctccttccctggctcctgggggATGTCTGGCTTGTACAGGTCCTCCTCGGCGGGTTTGTATGGCGGAGTGGTGGGCGGTGTGAGACCTGAACCCCCCCAAACAAAGGGCAGGAGTCAGCTCTGccccctctgtccctccccagTCCTGGGCTGCACCTGCGGCCCCCATAGCCTCAGCCAGTGGCACTTGGGGGAACAAGAAGGATGCCCGGATCCCAGTAGGGACCAGAGGACTCTCCCTTCCCTCTTGGCTCATGCAGGGCCCCCTGAACAGCTCCTCCCACCCCAAACACATTCCCCTGAGCTGCTCACGGTGCTGGGATGTGGCAGCACACAGGAGTCTCCTGTGTTTGCAGTGTGAAGGGGATGAAGGTGCCCCCTTGGCTGGGTAGGCTGGAAGTGGTAACTCCAGGCTGAATTTAGGGTAAACGAGCCCCCTCCTAGAGTGCATTTCTGCAAAACTAAAAAATCCAAAGCCTGTCCTACCTGCTGTCCCACACAGCTCCACGGTCAGCATTGGCTCAAAGTTTCTCTTCCCAAAGGCTGGGTCactggagaagagcagaaaatcaGGAGAGTTTAGGTGAACCACAGTCCCAAAATCCAAAGGAAAGCTGACAAAACACTGCCCACAAGTGAACCCTCCCGCTTTGGCTGCTGCCTGACAGAGTGACCCCACAAGAGCAGCTCTAGGGCACACACCAAGTGTgtctctcccagctccttgcaCCCTGTGGCTCCCCACAGCCCCGTgcccagcagtgcagctccctgtgctctgcaaacacagctccctgtgctggctgcaggggcCCTGCCCAGCCACACAACCCCAGGCAGTTTCCAGCCCCACACTGGTTCACTCAGCCCCATGTGCACTTACGTTTGTGCCAAGGACAGTGTGAGACACCTGGGTGTTTCtgaaaggcaggagagaagCAGGTTACCAgtggagctgtgtccctgcagcgCCCACTGAGGGCTTTGCCCACCTGACAGGGACGGCTCACgctgccagggctgagccaTTCCTGCACTTGCACTTTGCTGGGGTTTTGGGGCACCACTAAAGCTGAACCCCAGAGCCCAGACCCAGGGAAAACCCACAGGGAAGAACCTGGAGGGATGGGGCAACCTGGTGGGTTATGGCCACGCCAACTCCCACACCTCATTATAAGGATGGGAAAACTGAGGCAGAAGATGCCCACGGATTGAAAAAGCACCCCAAAAAAGAACAGAgccccacagcctggcagcacagggggctgctcacagctctcctgccagCTGAGCACCCGGCCAGCATCACTTGCCCGTGGCCGGGATGGCACGGGCAGCACGGGCACACTGGGGAGGGCGAGCAGAGACAGTCACAGCCCTCACCTGTTTGCTCCAGGAGGGCACAGCGCCGGCTCTCAGTGCCCACCTCGCCATCCCCCAGGGAGCCCAGGCAGAGGGGCTGCGGCTCCACCGATGGGGCTGTGCCCCCCACCTCCACTTCGGCCGCCGGCTCTTGGGCAGAGAAGCCCTCCAGCATCGGAGGAGCGGCCTCGCCGCAGCCCAGGGCCACGGAGGACTCGGGGTGCGGCTCGTCAAGGAAGGAGAGCCAGTGCCCGAGCTCGGGGTTGAGTCTCTTGGAGCGGCGCACGGCGTAAACAGCGCTGTCCTGCCTGCGGGCcgccttccctgctccagggccgccctcctgcttcccagcatCGTCCTCAAGGCCGCCCAGCTCCCGCGGTGCCTCCgcctcggggctgtgccggGGCTCGCCCCTCTCTGCCGCCGCTTTCCCTCTGGCTGTGCAAGTCCCACCGGCATCCTCGGCATCGGGCGGCGCGGGGGAGCAGGAGCCGGGCGGCCGTGCCAGGGCAGCGTACACGGGCTTGCCCAGGCGGTATGGCTTGCTCACATCGCACAGCAGGTCCCTcgccagcagctccttcaggatGGAGAAGGATGCTCCGGGCTTCTTGCAGCCGCCGGCTGCCTGCCAGGCGCAGCCCGGCCGGCTCTGGGCGCTGCCCGGAGCGGGGGCACAGTCCGCTCTGGCTCTCTTgaaggggctgctgcagggctggggattgCTGTCGGGGGGCAGCTTGCGAGGGGGCAGGCAGTAGGTGTGCATGTAGCGGATCAGCTCCACCACCGAGTGCAGCTCGCCCTCGCAGGAGAACTGGCTGCCCGTGCCGTCCTCCGCCGAGGACAGGGCGGCCACCGAGTCGCCGGAGCTCAGCGAGTCCTCGCTGGAGTCACTGTCGTCCTCGTGATGGGCGCAGCCGCCCGGGGACGGGTGGTGGCCGCTGCCGGGGCACTCCTCGGGAGCCTGGGGGGCTTTGgtctgggagcaggaggtgctggaggtgaGGTGCCGGTGCAGCTCCGTGCAGCTGCGGCTCTGTGCCTGCGGGACGCTCGCCCTCCTGTCCCGGGGACCCTCCACCttcccagaggagagaggagaaagtcAGCCACGACCCTGGGGGGAGGCTGAGAGAGCCACCCCACACCCTGAAACCCCCCGACCTCCCTGGGAGAGCCACCCCACACCCTGAAACCCCCCGACCTCCCTGGGCTCATCCCCTCCTGCATACAGCGATGCTCCATCTCCCCGGGAGggacctgctgctctgcccagccaaTCTCATTTCCCAGGCCTAATGCACCGCACAACCACAATtagcaaagcaggaaaatctcTGATGGCACCTTCTGCCGGTTTCAGATCAGCTCAAGTGttgggctgggctctgcaggcagtGATTCCCGGCTTGGGCTGAGTCAGCAGCGAGGGGGACAAGGGGGTGAGCAGGGAGCACACGGGGCTTTCACGAATGGGTGCTCAGGGAAGCTGGGAGAGGCCAAACCCCGCTGGGTTCAAGCGAGATCAAGGTGCTTCTTAGCACAGCACGAAGTctaaagctctgcagagcccagactgcaacagccagggatgggagcCCTGCGGGTGACAGTCCCTgcctgttcccagctcctgcccagcccagagGCTGCTCACACTGCCCAGCACCATCCCTCGGGCCCCAGGAGGTGGgtgctgcagggtttggggggTACCTTTGTGCAGGGCCGTGCGGGCCGTGACTTTGGGGTCCCCGGGCGCCGGGCGCTCCCGTCCCGCTGGGCCTCGCAGCTCGGAGGCGACGGAGAGAGGAGCAGCTTCTTCAGCTGCAAAGAGAAGGGGCAAGAAAAGGAGTCGGCATCGCAGCGAGGGCTCACGGGAGAGCACATCCATCCAAAAATGGGGACAAAAAATACCGGGCGGGGAGGGTTAGGGTTAGTGTTTCCCACCTCCTCGTGGCTGTGGGGCAGGTGcctggctgtgcacagcccTGTGGGGCCGGGGCTGTCCCCACAGCGTTCAGCCCAGGGACCCCCAGGCGGGCTGGGGCggtggggacaggagggaatTGACTTCCCAGGGCCAGCCCCACTGGTGTCAGACACACAGGAGCTGCCGTGGCATCCCAGCTTCTCACTCCATCAGTTGTGCCCTGAGGTGACAGAGGCTTTACACGGCTGTGAGTGATGGGTTTGGACAGCTCGCTCGAGTCCCCGTGCGAGCCTCATTTAGCCAAAACATCCTCGACTCATTAACGAGCTCTCAAGGCGTTTTGCAGATGCAAATCCCGGTGGGACCTGCCGAGGATGTCCCCCATCACCGTGTCCATGGGCACTGCGGGGTTTTCCCCGGGTCACCCTCTGACGGCAGGGTCAGCACAACATTTCCCTTCTACTCAACCCCAATTTTGATCGGggggagtgaaaaaaaaaacaaataaacccagACCCCACACCCAGCAACATTTTCGATCGTGCCCATGCGGCGCTAACAACCGGAGGTGACAACAGCTCAACAGCAAGACGACTGCGTAGGCACCGGGGACTGCAGGAGAGACAGATCTGGGGCTCCCGGGGGGCACAGAGCCCTGGCGGGTTAGGGACTGATAGAAAAGGGGTGCCCGGGTCAGGGTCTGCCAGGAAATGCCAGCCGCAGCTTTAGGAGCGAGGCTCCCGTTGGTGGAAGCGCCCAGCAccctttccccccctcccctgcaACGTATACATcctatatatacacatacaggTCATGTGTGATATATACCCCTGCGCGGGGCGTGGGCGGTGGAGATGCACGCTGTCACCACTGGATGTCACTCCTCCCCTTGGCTGGGTTTTTGGGGACACCCCGGGAGcgggctgggggctctgggcaggACAGCGAGCCGCAGGAGGGAGCGGGCTGGGGGTCCTGGCCCAGGGAACCCCCCGGGGAGGGCAAGAAACGCTCCCACTCCATCCTGGCCAGGAAGGGGAGTGGGGCCGGAGCCCCAGTGTTGCAGGGAACCGAGAGGGATGCTCCTCCAGCCACCAAatctggaggggctggaggccACGCAGCCCCCGAGGGGCTTTGGTGGGTCAAAGGCTCCCCCTGAAAGGCgagggagggcaggggctgaCACTCTGTGA
The Parus major isolate Abel chromosome 13, Parus_major1.1, whole genome shotgun sequence DNA segment above includes these coding regions:
- the PPARGC1B gene encoding peroxisome proliferator-activated receptor gamma coactivator 1-beta, with the protein product MAEPGPDCSSLLDEDLSSFVFSYLADSQYEVSGEEHLYSDFPEIDLSQLDAGDLDSAGCFSELQWGGEHSETDSSQYSTDDSELFQIIDSENEALLAALTETLDDIQGDDMGLAAFRTMEEGDTLNSATTSPAPSPKPTAPVTGGPPPAPECDELSLLKKLLLSPSPPSCEAQRDGSARRPGTPKSRPARPCTKVEGPRDRRASVPQAQSRSCTELHRHLTSSTSCSQTKAPQAPEECPGSGHHPSPGGCAHHEDDSDSSEDSLSSGDSVAALSSAEDGTGSQFSCEGELHSVVELIRYMHTYCLPPRKLPPDSNPQPCSSPFKRARADCAPAPGSAQSRPGCAWQAAGGCKKPGASFSILKELLARDLLCDVSKPYRLGKPVYAALARPPGSCSPAPPDAEDAGGTCTARGKAAAERGEPRHSPEAEAPRELGGLEDDAGKQEGGPGAGKAARRQDSAVYAVRRSKRLNPELGHWLSFLDEPHPESSVALGCGEAAPPMLEGFSAQEPAAEVEVGGTAPSVEPQPLCLGSLGDGEVGTESRRCALLEQTETPRCLTLSLAQTDPAFGKRNFEPMLTVELCGTAGLTPPTTPPYKPAEEDLYKPDIPQEPGKEDGMSLSPGGTGDVAASQKAPRKHPERTELFAHLSRAGGRALPEQQGLLKRPFSRSFGDHDYCQVLKPEAALQRKALKSWEPPSQVETEHKRRVPAAHYQGLELGKDTGAELLWKDGVKQLRDQEIRASLTKHFGFLDSALDEEDMVFCKTPEYDTVFEDSCSESGSPVEEDEEDEEEEEEEHGNTELCLRRNPLSRTSLHYCSRSRSSSGSSCCRSRSPASRRAFRCENGEQCQGGNGHRGQLKKRREKAIGEGRVVYIRNLSSSMSSSELKKRFEVFGEIVECQVLSRTNRGEKYGFITYRYSEHAALSLKNGPSLRKRNEPSFQLSSGGLGRFFWTRYADLDCGTDESSPAPVKSKYETMDFDSLLQEAQLSLHR